DNA from Rhinoderma darwinii isolate aRhiDar2 chromosome 6, aRhiDar2.hap1, whole genome shotgun sequence:
CGGCGGCAACAACCAGCACGTGACTCGCACTATCACACCTATCATCTGCCCCGAGCCACGAACAACTGCAACTATACAAGTAATGACGAGTTCTGACACCTTCTTTGTATTTCAGCTCATTGCCATTTTCACaaactctgtttgctgtcagtggatTGAAAAATTCAACCAAATACTTCTCacggctgagggtttgttacaattgctccagtctagacaatcgtcAGAGGTAAACACAGCAGCAAAATAAATCTCTCatctcctgatagtttgttacaatgtgtcagagcAGGTAACATTTATCAGTCTGGAATCACaggggattgtctagactggatacaattgtagcaaaccctctgctgtgagaagaattcggctttgttcacatttgcggcatcATTTCTGTTTCTCAGTTCTGTCATTTGAACAGAAATTAACGGAAATGTCGGATTCATCACTCGACGGACACCCCAGGCAGGGGACGTAATCGGCATGCGGCGCTATTTTGTCTGTGATTTTTGGCGGAATCTGAAACCAAGGCTCCAACGCCGCTATGAACGTAACTTAGGGACTCTGAATGACAAACATGTCACTGTCAGCAAGCAGAGCTATTGAACATGGCGAAtttaaacacaaagtatattaaaaagttgtaGAAGTTTCAGTTTATTCATTaaaaagggtctattcacactgtgCGGTTTTTGACGGTGACGGTTGAATAGATCCGCAGACCTTTCCTCGTAGCTTGGTctccatgacgctgattggacgcgGTCGGCGCTGGATGTTGGCACAAGAGTGCGTTGTGTCCTAACTCAGGGATCGCAACCGTAATAAACGCAATAAAATCAGAACGTCACGGATTCTGCTGGAGTATGAtgtgacatgctgggagttgtagtttcacaaggtCAGATGTGGAGTAAAACACTTAAAGCTCCCATAGTCACAGCTCAGATCACCACGAAATAGCAAAAATGTAGAAAAtccagaaaaatatatatataataaaacggataataaaaaaaataacactcaCACATGCGCAGTAAACACGTTCCAAGAACTACAATCCCGGCATGCCCTGCGAACTCCCCGCCGCTGTCTCCTTGGTTACGGTGACGTCATCACCCCGCGACCAGCGTCCCTGCAGTGGTGGTTCTCGGTGAGAGGCCTGGTTTTCAGCCCGGTGAGTTCGTCTCCTGCATGTCGCGATATTATTTCCTCCTGCGCAGGCGTCTGTTGTGATATAGCTCGTCCTGTCGGGGCTCCACCTCCCGGGGCTTATATAGAGACTGTGTTTATGTCGCGCCATGAGTGTGAAGAGGGCGCGCTGTGCGCCTCATCCTCGACCATGGTGCTGTATGTATCGCGATATGTCACGACATGGCATGTCCTTTAACTTCTGTAATATTGTGATTGTTATGTAATTGAGTTTTCCTCCAGAATCTGGGTGACTACCAAGTCTTATGCTGGGACCCAGTGGGACTATAACTCTCAGCGTGCTCTGGCTGGATGATGTGAGTCGTTAGGCGGTGTATAATCCGGTGGCGTCCAGCCTGTGTTTCTGGTTGTTGaatgactacaactcccagcattctctgagcatcctgggagttgtagttctgcagCACAGACAGGTTGTTCACGTGCGGCGTCCTCTCCTCATTGTCGGTGTCCGGCGGTTGGTTTTGCTTTTTCGCTACGTGAATAATTGTGGCGCGGTTTTGAGTTTTACCGTTTTGGTTTATTTTGTTCCCGAGGACGAAATTGGAGGCGAAGATGGCGCTGGTGTCCGCGGACACGAGGATATCGGAGCTGCTGAACGAGCTGCATCAACTCATCAAGCAGACGCAGGTGAAGATGCCTTTAGTGCCGCCCCTCACCCATAGGCCAGGTTTAAAAACAAAAAGCCAAACTCCCCCGTGGCCTCGTGCGGCGCCGCGTTCTTCTCTCATTCACTTTTGCTTTTTTTCAGGAGGAACGATCGAGGAGCGAACACAACCTGGTGAATATCCAGAAAACACACGAGCGGATGCAGACGGAGAACAAGAGTAAGTGGAGGAGGCGGCTCGCGGCTCCGCGGGGTCCGGAAACAACCCCGCGCTATAGGAGTATCCGAATAGGCACGTCGGGGGTCCGGAATTATCCGTATTAACagatccgcaaaaataagaaaaccacaaatgatgtgcaacggaagccgccgccgccgccgcaaCCTTCTACGCGGAGTCCGGGCTGTAATTACAGATAATAGGATGTCTTCTATATTTTATGGATCATTTCTTCGGACCGGACCCCCCATCGGTCAAGATACGGAAAGGCGCCCGTGGCCGATACAAATGAAAGGATCTGTAACTACTGATGGAGAATGCGGTCATGTGCACGGGGCCGAAGTGATGGTCAGGGGCTAGAAgaagagcgctgcggcccctctgacccccccccccccccccccagctctgCGGCCCTCCTGACCCCCCCCCAGCTCTGCggcccctctgacccccccccccagctctgcggcccctctgaccccccccccccagctctgcggcccctctgacccccccccagCTCTGCggcccctctgacccccccccccagctctgCGGCCCCTCTGACCCCTTGTCCTGGGTCTTGATGCTGCTTCTCTGGTGCATAACAATCAAGGGGTGTTTTTAGGGGTGAGCTCTGCTCTCCCGAGGGGTCCACTCCTCCCCCGTCCCCTTCACACCTCCGTTCCGGATGTTATAACCTGTGGCTACTTCCTGTCTTTTCAGTCTCCCCGTATTACCGCACCAAACTGCGCGGACTCTACACAACCGCCAAGGCCGACGCGGAAGCGGAATGCAAGTAAGTGAAGAGACGCGACATCTTCTCGGACCGTCCTCCGGCTGTGATCAGATTATGGGGGGACCCCTGGAGATTGTCATTTCTATTCAACTCCCAGTGTTGTATTTGGGCTTTGCGGCGGTTTCTTCAGGTCACGTGACCCCGGTCCTGATTCGCTTCTTTCTTTTCCTCCCAGCATTCTCCGCAGATCGTTGGATAAAATTGCTGAGATCAAGTCCCTGCTGGAGGAGCGGCGCATCGGTGAGTGACGCCCATTTATTGCTGCATTATAGAGGTAAGAGAGTCATGAAGgggtccccctcccccacaatagacatttatcacctctcCCCTGGACGGAGTCCCCCAacaatcactagaacgggggtcccgttGGCCATGACTGGTGAGGATTTACATTctatggggcccccagtgataaATGCCCCTCTACTCCAGTCAGTGCTGAGGCTGCGGGACACTGGTAGATGCCGCTGGCATGATAGGTACAATGTCGGGTCATGCCACCTGCTGCCCGTGTGTCTCCTGCATGACACGTCTCCTCTCCCTGCAGCTGCCAAGATCGCCGGCCTCTATCATGACTCTGAGCCGCCCAGGAAGACCATGAGGCGCGGGGTGCTGATGACCCTCCTCCAGCAGTCCGCCATGACGCTGCCACTGTGGATCGGAAAGCCGGGGGAAAAGTAAGTGCCCCCGGGAGAATGAGCCGCCGTCTGTGGCGCTGGCTGGCTGGGTGTCTGTGGCGCTGGCTGGCTGGGTGTCTGTGGCGCTGGCTGGCTGGGTGTCTGTGGCGCTGGCTGGCTGGGTGTCTGTGGCGCTGGCTGGCTGGGTGTCTGTGGCGCTGGCTGGCTGGGTGTCTGTGGCGCTGGCTGGCTGGGTGTCTGTGGCGCTGGCTGGCTGGGTGTCTGTGGCGCTGGCTGGCTGGGTGTCTGTGGCGCTGGCTGGCTGGGTGTCTGTGGCGCTGGCTGGCTGTCTGTCTGTGGCGCTGGCTGGCTGTCTGTCTGTGGCGCTGGCTGGCTGTCTGTCTGTGGCGCTGGCTGGCTGGGTGTCTGTGGCGCTGGCTGGCTGGGTGTCTGTGGCGCTGGCTGGCTGGGTGTCTGTGGCGCTGGCTGGCTGGCTGGGTGTCTGTGGCGCTGGCTGGCTGTCTGTCTGTGGCGCTGGCTGGCTGTCTGTCTGTGGCGCTGGCTGGCTGTCTGTCTGTGGCGCTGGCTGGCTGTCTGTCTGTGGCGCTGGCTGGCTGTCTGTCTGTGGCGCTGGCTGGCTGTCTGTGGCGCTGGCTGGCTGGGTGTCTGTGGCGCTGGCTGGCTGGGTGTCTGTGGCGCTGGCTGGCTGGGTGTCTGTGGCGCTGGCTGGCTGGGTGTCTGTGGCGCTGGCTGGCTGGGTGTCTGTGGCGCTGGCTGGCTGGGTGTCTGTGGCGCTGGCTGGCTGGGTGTCTGTGGCGCTGGCTGGCTGGGTGTCTGTGGCGCTGGCTGGCTGGGTGTCTGTGGCGCTGGCTGGCTGTCTGTGGCGCTGGCTGGCTGTCTGTCTGTGGCGCTGGCTGGCTGTCTGTCTGTGGCGCTGGGTGTCTGTGGCGCTGGCTGGCTGGGTGTCTGTGGCGCTGGCTGGCTGGGTGTCTGTCTGTGGCGCTGGGTGTCTATAGTTGCTGTGATGTTTTTCGTCTCTCCTGCTCAGACCCCCTCCCTTGTGTGGCGCGATCCCGGCATCCAGCGATTACGTGGCCAAACCTGGAGACAAGGTGGCGGCTCGTGTGAAGGCCGTGGACGGCGACGAGCAGTGGATCCTGGCGGAGGTCGTCAGTTACAGTCATGCTGCCAACAAGTAGGTTCCTGTCCCGGATGTACTAGATACGGGCGGGCGGGCAGCACTTTATGGATGGACATTAGTTAACCCCTCCCTCTCTTTTCTAGGTACGAGGTGGATGACATTGACGAGGAGGGAAAGGAgtaagtgtcacatgatctgcaAAGTATTCTGGGAAGAGGAAACGTAAGGACTGTATTGTGGGTCTGGATAAAGGGGGAAATCAGTCCTGAAAATCCTCAGAGTTCTCTAGTCACAACCAAAGCTGCATTCAGTCATACTGGCTAACACCACTGCTGGCCATGTATTTCcgatagctgtcggctgaacgcTCGTTCAGCAGTCCCTCCAACCCCCCCATACATATGAACACTGGGCTCGGCCGAGCCCAGTGTTCATAATAGGGAGAAGCGGCTGCCAGCGCCGTATCTCCTTGcaaacaataggatcgggcatgttggactgTATTTTTTGcctcctgtaaatacgggtcctttgtcacatttttaacccatatttacggacccattttctctgctgctctttacacgtagagagagatattgcactgtactaatcggcagcctcttctctctatccagcactgatcggcagcctcttctctctatcccgcactgatcggcagcctcttctctctatccagcactaatcggcagcctcttctctctatcagtgctgtatAGAGAGAagcggcagccctttcgggccgaGAACGcagccatagaaaaaaaaaagcagttcatacttaccggccgttgtcttggtgacgcgtccctcttttgacatccagtccgacctccctggatgacgccgcagtccatgtgaccgctgcagcctgtgattggctgcagtggtcacatgggatgaaacattattcCAGGAGGAAgcagcagagagttctgggtaagtataaacttatttttgttgcaggtttttgaaggaaactttagaaatctatattgtgagcgccgcgcgttgtactcactgtccagggtgctgaaagagttactgacgatcagtgcagccccttctctctatccagcactgatcgtttaactctcagcaccctggacagtgagtacaacgcgcggcgctcacaatagaTTTCTAATTATTAAAAAATTCAAATCAGTCATGAGCCTGCAGACGGGGGAAacccctgacgttgcctagcaacgctcccggaattacgggagctccatagacttctatgggctgcctgtGCTGTAATTAcgtcctgaaataggacatgatctatatttttcaacggcacctgCCCGGGaaagtacccgtggccaatagaagtccaggggcccgtaattacggtcgtgtgcgcgAGGCCTTAGTGAAGTATTTCCAGTTACTCAGTATTATAAGGAGGGACGTGACCTTGATACTTCTTCTGAGATGTCATAGGGACTGACCCTGGTTAGGGACCCCCCACCGCTGGTTGATGATTTCTGGTGCTCCGCAGCTTGGACGTTGATCATGTGATTGTTGTTCCTCAGACGTCACACGCTCAGTCGCCGGAGGATCATCCCGCTGCCCCAGTGGAAAGCAAACCCAGAAACTGACCCGGAGGCCCTGTTCCAGAAAGATCAGCTAGTCCTGGCTCTGTACCCCCAGACCACGTGCTTCTACCGAGCCCTGATCCACACCCCCCCACAGCGGGTGAGTACACGTCACAGCCGCTGCAGAAGAAGGACAATAGCAAAGGGGGACCTGGGGGAAAAGTAGGGACTGCCTCCAAGAGTAACGTTTGAGAGGTGGGTAGATTCCCAGTACTTTGTACTTCTCTTGTCACTGCCAGGAAGAGCTAAGAAAGGGTTGGGAGGAGTTTGTCACTGTAACTGGCTGCCAGGAAGGGCTGAGGGAGGGGCTGTTGGATAATTAGGTGAAAGAAACGTGGCCCCATGAGAGATAATATGGCTGATAATGGAAGGTGCAGACAGCGAACTCCTGTCCCAGATACTAGAGGCAGAATGTGGAGCACAAACCGCTGAGCTTGCAGGAGGAGTTGCGGGAGGGAGGCTTCAGTTTTTGGCACAACGTTCACTTTCTGGTTTCTCAGCCTCAGGACGATTACTCTGTGCTGTTTGAAGACACGTCTTATGCCGACGGCTACTCTCCCCCCCTCAACGTAGCCCAAAGATATGTGGTGGCCTGCAAGGAGCCGAAGAAAAAGTGACCGTGTCGCCAAGACCTGGAGAGTGCGCGGTCGTCGGGGGCCGCTGGATGTGAGGGGGGGGAggagaacttcatttttttttttttgtgtttctttttgcCATTAAACTATCTTTTATTCNNNNNNNNNNNNNNNNNNNNNNNNNNNNNNNNNNNNNNNNNNNNNNNNNNNNNNNNNNNNNNNNNNNNNNNNNNNNNNNNNNNNNNNNNNNNNNNNNNNNNNNNNNNNNNNNNNNNNNNNNNNNNNNNNNNNNNNNNNNNNNNNNNNNNNNNNNNNNNNNNNNNNNNNNNNNNNNNNNNNNNNNNNNNNNNNNNNNNNNNctcctgcccccccccccccagaacgcAGCTGCATTAACCCTTCATTCGCCATCAGATTAGATTAACCCCTTCTTATATAATTCCGAGTGGTTTACAGGGAAAGTTTCTGTAATTTTCCAGATTCTTCTTTTCCCGGGGGAGGGGCGCTGGCTGCGCTCCATAACAAATATATGAGCAAACAAGCAGGATCGGGACAGGAGGCGGGGTCACAGCAAGGGGGAGGAGAcagacagctccgccccctgtgtaATGTTTGTTTGCTGTCAGGGTAATGACCGTCATAACATCCCCCGAGCACGGTCTATCCCGCCAGTGtttatctgttcctgggaaagctgggtgaccatttATATGGCCGCCTTCACAGCTAGGTCCCAGCTTTcttagactcctgaatggcaaatctgccatgTTGTAGAATAATCCATCCCCTGCTCCTGTATTGCTGCATGTCTAGGTACATATGCCGTTCAGGagactgggaaagttgggtgacagctGTGTCGGCGGCCATATTAGTTGTTACCCAGCAACGCGCGAATCAGGAGATCGGAAGTTTCAACCGTTTGATTGACGACGACCAAGTGTCTGACCTTATTGACCTGTATCGGGACGGACTGGGGCAGCAATGCAGCAACCCCGTCATAAAAACACAAGACCCTATAGATTCTATATTAGGAGACGGCGCTCTTATTTCTTAGAATGGAAAGACGACCCTCACCGAACAACTCTGCACCCCCTTCACTGTGCCCCCTAAAAACGCAGTCATGTCTTATGTGTCCAGGGGTCCCCTACAGAGACCCCTCCAAGAAATAGAGATTATAGTGACACGAATACCCGGGTGAGGTCACTGGTCTTTGTATCGGCGCTTCATCTCCAGAGGATTTCCTTACAAAACATCTTACGTTTCAGGATGGGAAAAAGATTTAGAGATCTCATGATCTGCGGCAGACGCCAAAGACGTAAGTCAGGGCTCCCACGATCCCTCTCATTGCAttagagttcacacagagttttttgatgcggaaatcgcgtcggaaaacgtgccaaaaaaacggccgaaaatgtctcccattgatttcgatgggaggcggaggcgtttttccccgcgagtgg
Protein-coding regions in this window:
- the LOC142656548 gene encoding SAGA-associated factor 29-like; translated protein: MSRHECEEGALCASSSTMVLTKLEAKMALVSADTRISELLNELHQLIKQTQEERSRSEHNLVNIQKTHERMQTENKISPYYRTKLRGLYTTAKADAEAECNILRRSLDKIAEIKSLLEERRIAAKIAGLYHDSEPPRKTMRRGVLMTLLQQSAMTLPLWIGKPGEKPPPLCGAIPASSDYVAKPGDKVAARVKAVDGDEQWILAEVVSYSHAANKYEVDDIDEEGKERHTLSRRRIIPLPQWKANPETDPEALFQKDQLVLALYPQTTCFYRALIHTPPQRPQDDYSVLFEDTSYADGYSPPLNVAQRYVVACKEPKKK